From the genome of Fibrobacter sp., one region includes:
- a CDS encoding acyltransferase, which produces MSKVDSLLISYLRFPLAILVVAVHCYISIEGWDSCDFSANMSFSNFFVYFEIAASHVLSHLAVPIFFVISGFLFFQNLENWNFQIWQKKMKKRVLSLLIPYVIWILIYWIFLKCPSKIPSMFWCSEVWNIGRLDLWGNSATATAPLLIPMWFIRNLMVCLVLSPLLYVFLTNKFILPIFVAVLTFLYITQTSLIVPGFSMTSIYFFCIGSYLCLKRGTLCFCIINKKYFFSLLLLFFILLIVEVILDGNNSIYGNIVYPFFVCTGVFLVMYCMGVFAKSQKFPSVKNLFLKWSESTFFIFAFHLFVLHYAGRGIRKMLTFFLNEDLTYSLDYVQNHNMLMLCFFLLKILIATFGSISVYYILKRISPKICGTLCGR; this is translated from the coding sequence GTGAGTAAGGTTGATTCCTTGTTAATTAGCTATCTACGATTCCCTTTGGCGATTCTTGTTGTTGCCGTTCATTGCTATATCTCTATTGAAGGTTGGGATAGTTGTGATTTTTCAGCTAACATGAGTTTTTCGAATTTTTTCGTATACTTTGAAATAGCTGCTAGTCACGTTCTCTCTCATTTAGCAGTTCCTATTTTTTTTGTTATTTCCGGTTTCCTTTTTTTTCAAAATCTTGAAAATTGGAATTTTCAGATATGGCAGAAAAAAATGAAGAAAAGGGTGCTTTCTTTATTGATTCCTTATGTTATATGGATCCTAATTTATTGGATATTTTTGAAATGTCCATCGAAGATTCCTTCAATGTTCTGGTGCAGCGAGGTTTGGAACATTGGTCGTTTGGACTTGTGGGGAAATAGTGCCACCGCAACAGCTCCTTTATTAATTCCAATGTGGTTTATTAGAAATTTGATGGTTTGTTTAGTTCTTTCACCGTTGCTTTATGTGTTTTTGACGAATAAGTTTATATTGCCAATTTTTGTTGCTGTTTTGACTTTTCTTTATATTACTCAAACTTCTTTGATTGTTCCCGGTTTTAGTATGACTTCAATTTATTTTTTTTGTATAGGATCGTATTTGTGCCTAAAAAGGGGAACGCTTTGTTTTTGTATAATTAATAAAAAATATTTTTTTTCTTTGTTGCTATTGTTTTTCATTTTGCTCATTGTTGAAGTAATATTGGATGGTAATAATTCTATTTATGGAAATATTGTTTATCCATTTTTTGTTTGCACTGGAGTTTTTCTTGTTATGTATTGTATGGGTGTGTTTGCAAAGTCACAAAAGTTCCCTAGTGTGAAAAATTTATTTTTGAAGTGGTCTGAAAGCACCTTTTTTATTTTTGCATTTCATCTGTTTGTTTTGCACTACGCCGGTCGTGGAATAAGAAAAATGTTGACGTTTTTTTTGAATGAAGATTTAACCTATTCTTTAGACTATGTGCAAAATCATAATATGCTTATGCTATGTTTCTTCCTTTTAAAGATATTGATAGCGACATTTGGTAGTATTTCAGTATATTATATCTTAAAAAGAATATCCCCAAAAATTTGTGGAACTCTTTGCGGACGATGA
- a CDS encoding aldo/keto reductase translates to MSDSRIELSNGVKMPNLIQGIPLLRDYANRSSKSFLDIIKLSLDCGIRAFDTSHDYGKSEAFLGKSIKWLTQKTQYKREDIFIVTKIGNGQQLSGRVEDAVNASLKTLGVDEIDLMLLHWPVPDVYVENYRILERIYKTGKVRAIGIANVLERHLKTMKQNGFVPHVAQFEYHPFRTVPSLMDYCKNENITVQAYTSLLQMIPKITENETLIRLSEKYKKTIPQIVLRWHIQQGIAPVFRTYNPKHLKESVGVFDFSLSDEDMNCISSLNENFKFHPESMNCPGF, encoded by the coding sequence ATGAGTGATAGTCGTATAGAATTGTCTAATGGCGTTAAAATGCCTAATCTTATACAAGGAATTCCTCTTTTGCGCGATTACGCAAATAGAAGTTCCAAGTCTTTTTTGGATATTATTAAGCTTTCTTTAGATTGCGGTATTCGTGCTTTTGATACATCTCATGATTACGGTAAAAGTGAGGCTTTTTTAGGCAAGTCCATTAAATGGTTAACTCAAAAAACACAATATAAGCGTGAAGATATTTTCATTGTTACTAAAATTGGAAATGGACAACAATTGTCAGGTCGGGTAGAAGATGCTGTGAATGCTTCTTTGAAGACTCTTGGTGTTGACGAAATAGATCTGATGCTTTTACATTGGCCTGTTCCTGATGTGTATGTTGAAAATTATCGAATTCTTGAAAGAATTTATAAAACAGGAAAAGTTAGAGCTATTGGCATTGCTAATGTCTTGGAACGCCATTTGAAAACGATGAAACAGAATGGATTTGTTCCTCATGTTGCTCAATTTGAATATCACCCGTTTAGAACGGTTCCGAGTTTAATGGATTACTGTAAAAATGAAAATATTACAGTGCAAGCATATACATCTTTGTTGCAGATGATTCCTAAAATTACAGAAAACGAAACATTGATTAGGTTGTCCGAAAAATATAAAAAGACGATCCCACAGATAGTTTTGCGTTGGCATATCCAACAGGGAATTGCTCCGGTATTTAGAACTTATAATCCTAAACACTTAAAAGAGTCTGTTGGTGTTTTTGATTTCTCATTGTCTGATGAAGATATGAATTGTATTTCTTCTTTGAACGAAAACTTTAAATTTCATCCAGAATCAATGAATTGCCCAGGGTTTTAA
- a CDS encoding Coenzyme F420 hydrogenase/dehydrogenase, beta subunit C-terminal domain: MINISEKKNCCGCNACYDVCPKKAISLNTDVEGFWYPVVDSQSCINCGLCEKVCPQLHAEELKKNEFEKPVCFAATHKNIETRFGSTTGGLFSALAEQMYRDGGYVGGAIYREDWSVAHFISNNPDDLVRLRQSKYSQSDTRGFYTEVKKLLNAGEKVLVCGTPCQMAGLRSFLRKDYENLIIIDLICKSITSPKFFAKYLDYWERKAGSKLSSFKFKDKELGWRSLVKRFDFANGKSLYCRAKDNDLYSTAYHGNIVSRPSCYDCQFKGFPRMADITIADFWGCEKNPKYKSLDDNAGTSAVIINNSRGLEFFEKIKSKINWIESCIEDILPGNPALLHKQSAPKCDRDAFFEDLDKNLIEDVVPKYSAFFGKVQKISLKRKIKLYLKPFKTAYKKKVNLFKFAYYNIFCKNVKTDWLNNGLLYPHSNTVIEFQKGALLELHGPFDLGTKKVLSSKLETRLLLEPNSKMVVNEAARIMYGSDVEVFSNAELLIDELGTNINFTLVCGKKIELKGHVSAGRDVDIRDTNAHMIVMDGYKILRPVLIENHVWLCSNVHVCPGVKIRAGSVIAANTVVNQNVPAHCLVAGNPAKIVQEHIAWKL, from the coding sequence ATGATCAATATTTCTGAAAAGAAGAATTGTTGTGGCTGTAATGCCTGCTATGATGTTTGTCCTAAAAAGGCTATAAGCCTTAATACTGATGTAGAAGGCTTTTGGTATCCTGTTGTTGATAGTCAATCTTGTATAAATTGTGGACTTTGTGAAAAAGTCTGCCCACAGTTGCACGCAGAAGAACTCAAAAAGAATGAATTCGAAAAGCCTGTTTGTTTTGCTGCAACGCATAAAAACATTGAAACGCGTTTTGGCAGCACCACTGGTGGCCTTTTTTCTGCTCTAGCAGAGCAGATGTATCGTGATGGTGGTTATGTTGGTGGCGCCATTTACCGTGAAGATTGGTCTGTGGCACATTTTATTAGTAACAATCCAGATGACCTTGTACGCTTGCGTCAAAGTAAATATTCGCAAAGTGATACTAGAGGTTTCTATACCGAAGTAAAAAAGTTGCTGAATGCAGGTGAAAAAGTCCTTGTATGTGGAACACCTTGCCAGATGGCCGGTTTGCGCAGTTTTCTCCGCAAGGATTATGAAAATCTTATTATCATAGATTTAATTTGCAAAAGCATTACGTCACCTAAATTCTTTGCCAAATACTTGGATTATTGGGAACGAAAAGCTGGTAGCAAACTTTCGAGTTTTAAATTTAAGGATAAAGAATTAGGCTGGCGAAGCCTAGTGAAACGATTTGATTTTGCAAACGGCAAATCGCTGTATTGCCGTGCTAAAGATAATGATCTTTATAGCACTGCATACCATGGGAATATTGTAAGCCGCCCTTCTTGTTATGATTGCCAGTTTAAGGGCTTTCCTAGAATGGCCGACATAACCATTGCTGATTTTTGGGGCTGTGAAAAAAATCCTAAGTATAAGTCTCTCGATGATAATGCAGGAACATCTGCCGTTATTATAAATAATTCCCGAGGCTTAGAATTCTTTGAAAAAATCAAGTCTAAAATCAATTGGATAGAATCTTGCATAGAGGACATTCTTCCAGGAAATCCTGCATTGTTGCATAAGCAGAGTGCGCCTAAGTGTGATAGGGATGCTTTCTTTGAAGACCTGGATAAGAACCTAATTGAAGATGTTGTTCCTAAGTATTCCGCATTCTTTGGTAAGGTGCAAAAAATTAGTTTAAAAAGAAAAATAAAGTTGTACTTAAAACCGTTTAAAACAGCATATAAAAAGAAGGTTAACCTTTTTAAATTTGCGTATTACAACATTTTTTGCAAGAATGTAAAAACAGATTGGCTGAATAATGGATTGCTGTATCCGCATTCAAATACGGTAATAGAGTTCCAGAAGGGTGCCCTTTTGGAATTACATGGTCCTTTTGATTTAGGAACAAAGAAAGTTCTTTCGTCCAAGTTAGAAACTAGACTTTTACTGGAACCGAATTCTAAGATGGTGGTAAATGAAGCTGCCCGTATTATGTACGGTTCCGATGTAGAGGTCTTTTCAAATGCAGAACTACTTATTGATGAATTGGGTACTAATATCAATTTCACTCTAGTTTGTGGAAAGAAAATAGAGTTGAAGGGACATGTTTCTGCAGGTCGTGACGTTGATATTCGAGATACCAATGCTCACATGATTGTTATGGATGGATACAAAATCCTTCGCCCTGTTCTTATTGAAAACCATGTATGGCTGTGCAGTAACGTCCATGTTTGCCCTGGCGTAAAAATTCGTGCAGGATCAGTAATTGCCGCAAATACTGTTGTAAATCAGAATGTACCTGCGCATTGTCTAGTTGCAGGAAACCCTGCTAAGATTGTTCAAGAACACATTGCCTGGAAACTGTAA
- a CDS encoding SDR family oxidoreductase, which yields MFNPFSLENKVILVTGASSGIGRQCAIDCSKMGAKVVLVARNQERLDETLSMMEGDGHLVVAQDLTDFGSLPNVVKNIVGTVGPLDGVLHCAGISNTEPLKLVGIERLEEFFKANVFGAILLTKEVCKLKNYNKDGASIVFFSSVMGIVGESCKSSYSLTKGALISGVRSLAVEYSKKNIRINCVSPGVIETPINANQNYMKDPELRAQFEAKHLLGIGQCSDISNACIYLLSGASRWVTGHNLVVDGGFTVR from the coding sequence ATGTTCAATCCCTTTTCTCTAGAAAATAAAGTGATTCTGGTAACAGGTGCATCTAGCGGCATTGGTCGCCAGTGCGCCATTGATTGTTCTAAAATGGGAGCCAAGGTAGTTCTTGTTGCTCGCAATCAGGAACGCCTGGATGAAACTCTATCCATGATGGAAGGGGATGGACATTTGGTTGTTGCTCAGGATTTGACTGACTTTGGATCATTACCAAATGTTGTGAAGAATATTGTTGGGACGGTCGGACCTTTAGATGGTGTTTTGCATTGTGCTGGAATAAGCAATACAGAACCTTTGAAATTGGTTGGCATTGAACGTTTGGAAGAATTCTTTAAGGCAAATGTTTTTGGTGCCATTCTTTTGACAAAAGAAGTTTGCAAACTGAAAAATTATAACAAAGATGGAGCTAGTATTGTATTCTTCTCTTCTGTTATGGGGATTGTTGGCGAAAGTTGTAAGTCTTCTTATTCCTTAACGAAGGGGGCCTTAATTAGTGGAGTGCGATCATTGGCGGTAGAGTATTCTAAGAAAAATATTCGAATCAATTGTGTGTCTCCAGGAGTTATAGAAACTCCAATCAATGCTAATCAAAATTATATGAAGGACCCTGAATTGAGAGCTCAGTTTGAGGCAAAACATCTTTTGGGTATTGGTCAATGTTCTGATATCAGTAATGCGTGTATTTACTTGCTTTCGGGGGCTAGTCGTTGGGTTACTGGACATAATTTGGTTGTGGATGGTGGCTTTACAGTACGTTAA
- a CDS encoding ketoacyl-ACP synthase III has translation MAVMKFNGIGITAMAGAVPKHVIENLKYTEHFPPEMVKEVVEKVGIYERRFADENTCSSDLCFAAAQKLIIDNNIDRDEIDLLVFISQTADYRMPATSITLQHRLGLKNSCIAFDVNLGCSAFLYGMSVVYSMMQTGAIRKALILDGETRSKVYGPRDRRSAFIFGDAGVAALVERNEKFGDAYLSLNSDGSRADLIMIKAGGYRHMSTPETLKERVIDEYGNMRSDEQGYMKGGDVFNFVIREIPRDIKNTLAASNLTADQMDYIVFHQANNFINSYIAKKMKLDVDKIPHTIEKFGNTSSVSVPLTIVSELKGKLEGKKTLLMSAFGVGMTWASGVVPFVDTKISDIVEVENGLPCDESLRRDYTPIEGASEESSTKPQKED, from the coding sequence ATGGCTGTTATGAAGTTTAATGGTATTGGCATCACTGCTATGGCAGGTGCCGTGCCTAAGCATGTTATTGAAAATCTAAAATATACAGAACACTTTCCTCCTGAAATGGTTAAGGAAGTTGTGGAAAAAGTAGGCATTTACGAACGCCGCTTTGCAGATGAAAATACATGCTCCAGCGACCTTTGCTTTGCTGCTGCGCAGAAGTTGATTATCGATAATAATATTGATCGAGATGAAATTGACTTGTTGGTCTTTATTTCACAGACTGCAGATTATCGTATGCCTGCGACTTCAATCACTTTGCAACATCGCCTTGGCTTGAAAAATTCTTGCATAGCCTTTGATGTTAATTTAGGCTGCTCCGCGTTCCTTTATGGTATGTCTGTCGTGTATAGCATGATGCAGACCGGAGCCATCAGAAAGGCTTTGATTCTGGATGGTGAAACAAGAAGTAAAGTGTATGGACCGCGTGATAGACGTTCTGCGTTTATTTTTGGCGATGCTGGTGTTGCAGCCTTAGTTGAACGGAATGAAAAATTTGGTGATGCCTATCTATCGCTAAATTCCGATGGCTCTCGAGCTGACTTGATTATGATTAAGGCTGGTGGTTATCGCCACATGTCAACTCCTGAAACTTTGAAAGAACGCGTTATTGACGAGTATGGCAATATGCGTAGTGATGAGCAGGGGTACATGAAGGGCGGTGACGTATTTAATTTCGTGATTCGCGAAATTCCACGTGATATCAAGAACACGCTTGCCGCTTCGAATCTTACGGCGGATCAGATGGATTACATTGTGTTCCATCAGGCAAACAACTTTATCAATTCTTATATAGCTAAGAAAATGAAGCTTGATGTCGATAAGATTCCGCACACTATTGAAAAGTTCGGCAATACTTCTAGTGTTAGTGTTCCGCTTACAATTGTGAGTGAATTGAAGGGAAAGCTTGAAGGTAAGAAGACATTGTTGATGAGCGCCTTTGGTGTTGGTATGACTTGGGCATCCGGTGTGGTTCCTTTTGTTGACACCAAGATTAGCGATATCGTTGAAGTCGAAAACGGATTGCCTTGTGATGAAAGCCTTCGTCGTGATTATACTCCGATTGAAGGTGCTTCTGAAGAATCCTCTACAAAACCACAGAAAGAAGACTAA
- a CDS encoding acyl carrier protein yields the protein MEIKEFIEKFAEMLEIEDVDSLTPETEFRDLDEWSSISVMEFIALADDEFGKQVGDVHIKPCQTIQDLYNLVKA from the coding sequence ATGGAAATCAAAGAATTTATTGAAAAGTTTGCTGAAATGTTGGAAATCGAAGATGTTGATTCTTTGACTCCAGAAACCGAATTCCGTGATTTGGATGAATGGTCATCCATTTCTGTAATGGAATTCATTGCACTGGCTGATGATGAATTTGGGAAGCAGGTTGGTGATGTTCACATTAAACCTTGCCAGACTATTCAAGATCTCTATAACCTTGTGAAGGCATAA
- a CDS encoding Rpn family recombination-promoting nuclease/putative transposase has product MNKIIPHDSFCRDILADVTTFLEFIDYLASIHAYLKGIIDLLDMDTLVRIPGDFSDTASTGYADLAFRANVKKEYLQEGNPVQVCVGFLLEHKSYRDDNVMEQLRKYHYHMMVEKLKNNASKGIPSVAIILYNGNETWNPLDSELKRFPEILRDIVLPFKCIFLDVDDIADETSLHKFSPRLCLFIIAMKYARNPEAHSDIFKNALDRLGEKPYSQETLDLLTSIDVYLGSWLSKTFEEVFKMDFIRPPYETIADVQRKRVEAAEQRLAEIEADIASKDADLAAKDADLAAKDADLAAKDAEIASLKAQIAALTGK; this is encoded by the coding sequence ATGAATAAAATTATTCCCCACGACTCCTTCTGCAGGGATATCCTTGCAGATGTCACCACATTTCTTGAATTTATCGACTACCTGGCCAGCATACATGCGTACCTGAAGGGCATCATCGACCTTTTGGACATGGACACCCTCGTTCGCATTCCTGGGGATTTTAGCGACACCGCAAGTACAGGATACGCAGACCTTGCATTCCGGGCCAACGTGAAGAAGGAATACCTGCAAGAAGGTAATCCGGTACAGGTTTGCGTAGGTTTCCTGCTGGAGCACAAGTCCTATCGCGACGACAACGTAATGGAGCAGCTTCGCAAGTATCACTACCACATGATGGTGGAAAAGCTCAAGAACAATGCTAGCAAGGGAATCCCCTCCGTCGCCATCATCCTCTACAACGGCAACGAAACGTGGAACCCATTGGATAGCGAGTTGAAACGTTTTCCAGAAATCCTTCGGGACATAGTCCTTCCCTTCAAGTGCATTTTCCTGGACGTCGACGACATTGCAGACGAAACGAGCCTCCACAAGTTCAGCCCACGGCTTTGCCTGTTCATCATTGCGATGAAGTATGCCCGCAATCCCGAGGCGCACAGCGACATTTTCAAGAACGCCCTGGACCGGCTCGGCGAAAAGCCTTACAGTCAGGAGACTCTTGACTTGTTGACGTCGATTGATGTATATTTGGGAAGTTGGCTTTCCAAAACTTTTGAGGAGGTTTTCAAGATGGATTTCATTAGGCCGCCCTATGAGACTATTGCTGACGTACAGCGAAAAAGGGTGGAGGCTGCAGAGCAGAGACTCGCCGAAATAGAAGCGGACATTGCCTCCAAGGACGCAGATCTCGCTGCCAAGGACGCAGATCTTGCTGCCAAGGACGCTGACCTTGCCGCCAAGGATGCTGAAATCGCCTCTCTCAAGGCGCAGATTGCAGCCCTCACCGGCAAGTGA
- a CDS encoding SDR family oxidoreductase, whose product MEYAVVTGASSGIGADLARELSSRGFGLILVARRKDRLKALAAELSTPSEVFVADLSKPEECKRLDIFLKNFDIRIFVNNAGFGDCGAFVSSDLQKELQMVQVNITALHILSKMALGLLQSKACDEQGAPNQKQSRNRCFLLNVGSSAGLLPAGPYMATYYATKAYVVSLSQAIAVELKEAKSNVSVSVLCPGPVNTEFNDVANVNFSLPGISSKACARYALRQMFKGQTVIVPGMLMKMAGIFSRLLPRELCARITGRQQKKKLGK is encoded by the coding sequence ATGGAATACGCAGTTGTTACAGGAGCCAGCTCTGGAATCGGGGCTGATTTGGCAAGGGAACTTTCTTCCCGTGGGTTCGGGTTGATTCTTGTGGCCCGTCGAAAGGACCGTTTAAAGGCTTTAGCCGCAGAACTTTCCACCCCGTCCGAGGTTTTCGTGGCGGATCTTTCCAAGCCCGAGGAATGCAAACGTCTCGACATTTTCCTGAAAAATTTTGACATAAGAATCTTTGTCAACAATGCGGGATTCGGTGACTGCGGAGCCTTCGTCAGTTCCGACCTCCAGAAGGAACTGCAGATGGTCCAGGTGAACATCACTGCGTTGCATATATTGTCTAAAATGGCCCTCGGTCTTTTGCAGTCCAAGGCGTGCGACGAACAAGGCGCCCCCAATCAAAAGCAAAGCCGCAACCGTTGTTTCCTGCTGAACGTTGGTTCCAGCGCAGGCCTATTGCCCGCCGGCCCTTACATGGCCACCTACTACGCCACCAAGGCCTACGTAGTCAGCCTGTCCCAGGCCATCGCGGTAGAGCTCAAGGAAGCCAAGAGCAACGTTTCTGTCAGTGTTCTTTGCCCAGGCCCTGTAAACACGGAGTTTAACGACGTGGCCAACGTGAACTTCTCCCTGCCGGGAATATCCAGCAAGGCCTGCGCCCGCTACGCCCTAAGGCAGATGTTCAAGGGGCAGACAGTCATTGTGCCTGGCATGCTGATGAAGATGGCAGGAATCTTCAGCAGGCTCCTCCCCCGCGAGCTTTGCGCAAGAATCACCGGCCGCCAGCAAAAGAAAAAGCTGGGCAAATAA
- a CDS encoding OmpA family protein — MKIRTLLTTVLSVVLAGGLAVSAQARDLAPNKTHAVLNVTYTNYDDVPQVKKKLTFIGQNKPKNKIVVTTDMYGEVSFHIPREDTYTIMCESLTGPFECGNTPYVSMTASTGGITVVFDDTRAELTGVTFKAGSAELVPSSLKTLDEAIKGLKRNPKAKVEIQGHTSSEGDDDFNQQLSAERAYSVKRYMVEQGISDSRLSATGYGSSQPKADNSTESGRKQNRRIELVVLSEE; from the coding sequence ATGAAAATCCGTACTCTTCTGACCACAGTTTTGTCTGTTGTTCTGGCTGGTGGCCTTGCCGTGAGTGCCCAGGCCCGTGACTTGGCACCCAACAAGACCCATGCCGTGTTGAATGTAACCTATACCAATTACGATGACGTGCCCCAGGTCAAGAAGAAACTGACCTTTATTGGGCAGAACAAGCCTAAGAACAAGATTGTGGTTACAACGGATATGTATGGCGAGGTAAGCTTCCATATTCCTCGTGAAGATACCTATACCATTATGTGCGAAAGTTTGACCGGCCCCTTTGAATGCGGCAATACGCCCTATGTTTCTATGACGGCGAGCACCGGAGGTATTACCGTGGTGTTCGATGACACCCGTGCAGAATTGACCGGGGTGACCTTTAAGGCCGGAAGTGCCGAACTTGTCCCCAGCTCTCTCAAAACATTGGACGAAGCCATCAAGGGGCTCAAGCGTAATCCCAAGGCCAAGGTGGAAATCCAGGGCCACACCAGTTCCGAAGGCGACGACGACTTTAACCAGCAACTGTCGGCAGAACGAGCCTATAGCGTCAAGCGCTACATGGTCGAACAGGGAATTTCTGACAGCCGCCTTTCTGCAACCGGCTACGGTTCCAGCCAGCCCAAGGCTGACAACAGCACCGAAAGCGGCCGTAAGCAGAACCGCCGCATCGAGCTGGTTGTATTGTCTGAAGAGTAA
- the groES gene encoding co-chaperone GroES, whose protein sequence is MIKPLADRIVVKPAEAEQKTSSGLFIPDNAKEKPMQGKVVAVGPGRKTEAGETVAMEVKVGDVVLYGKYSGTEINVDGENYLIVKESDIFATL, encoded by the coding sequence ATGATCAAGCCTTTAGCAGATCGCATCGTTGTTAAGCCGGCCGAAGCCGAACAGAAGACCTCTTCCGGTCTCTTCATTCCGGATAACGCCAAGGAAAAGCCCATGCAGGGTAAGGTCGTGGCAGTAGGCCCGGGCCGCAAGACCGAAGCAGGCGAAACTGTAGCCATGGAAGTCAAGGTTGGCGACGTGGTTCTCTACGGCAAGTACAGCGGCACCGAAATCAACGTCGATGGCGAAAACTACCTGATCGTTAAGGAATCCGACATCTTCGCTACTCTTTAA
- the groL gene encoding chaperonin GroEL (60 kDa chaperone family; promotes refolding of misfolded polypeptides especially under stressful conditions; forms two stacked rings of heptamers to form a barrel-shaped 14mer; ends can be capped by GroES; misfolded proteins enter the barrel where they are refolded when GroES binds) produces MAKQLKFDVAARESLMKGVDKLANAVKVTLGPKGRNVMIAKAFGAPNVTKDGVSVAKEVELEDAYENLGAQMAKEVANKTSDTAGDGTTTATVLAQAITREGLKNVAAGANPMDIKRGMDAAVDAVIEEIGKMAVKINGKEHIAQVATISANNDPEIGDLLANAMEKVGNDGVITIEESKTAETILDVVEGMQFDRGYLSPYFVTNTDSMEAALEAPYILLYDKKISTMKDLLPMLEFVAKQNKPLLIIAEDVDGEALATLVVNKMRGTLKVAAVKAPGFGDRRKAMLEDIAILTGGMLVSEDTGAKLEDAPVTVLGQAKSITITKDNTTIVEGAGDAASIKGRIAQIKKQIEATTSDYDREKLQERLAKLAGGVAVIKVGAATEVEMKEKKDRVDDAMHATRAAVEEGIVPGGGVALIRAAKAVDALNLINDDQKTGAAIIKRAIEEPLRQIVANAGGEGSVVVNKVKEGKDGFGYNAKTDTYEDLIKAGVIDPAKVTRTALKNASSIASMILTTDCVITEKKEPKAAAAPAMDPSMGMGGMM; encoded by the coding sequence ATGGCAAAACAGTTGAAGTTTGATGTTGCTGCTCGCGAATCCCTCATGAAGGGCGTTGACAAGCTGGCTAACGCAGTTAAGGTTACTCTCGGCCCCAAGGGTCGTAACGTCATGATCGCCAAGGCATTTGGCGCACCCAACGTCACCAAGGACGGCGTTTCCGTTGCTAAGGAAGTGGAACTGGAAGACGCTTACGAAAACCTCGGCGCACAGATGGCCAAGGAAGTTGCAAACAAGACTTCTGACACCGCTGGCGACGGCACCACCACCGCAACCGTTCTCGCTCAGGCAATCACTCGCGAAGGCCTCAAGAACGTTGCCGCTGGCGCAAATCCCATGGACATCAAGCGCGGCATGGACGCTGCAGTTGACGCCGTCATCGAAGAAATCGGCAAGATGGCTGTAAAGATCAACGGCAAGGAACACATCGCACAGGTCGCTACCATTTCCGCCAACAACGACCCGGAAATCGGTGACCTCCTGGCCAACGCTATGGAAAAGGTCGGTAACGACGGCGTTATCACCATCGAAGAATCCAAGACTGCTGAAACCATCCTCGACGTTGTGGAAGGCATGCAGTTCGACCGTGGCTACCTCTCTCCGTACTTTGTCACCAACACCGACAGCATGGAAGCAGCCCTCGAAGCTCCTTACATTCTCCTCTACGACAAGAAGATCTCCACCATGAAGGATCTCCTCCCCATGCTGGAATTCGTTGCAAAGCAAAACAAGCCCCTCCTCATCATCGCCGAAGACGTTGATGGCGAAGCTCTCGCAACTCTCGTTGTGAACAAGATGCGCGGCACCCTGAAGGTTGCTGCCGTCAAGGCTCCGGGCTTCGGCGACCGTCGTAAGGCTATGCTCGAAGACATCGCAATCCTCACCGGCGGTATGCTGGTTTCCGAAGACACCGGCGCTAAGCTGGAAGACGCTCCGGTTACCGTTCTCGGCCAGGCAAAGTCTATCACCATCACTAAGGACAACACCACCATCGTCGAAGGTGCTGGCGACGCTGCAAGCATCAAGGGCCGTATCGCCCAGATCAAGAAGCAGATCGAAGCTACCACCAGCGACTACGACCGCGAAAAGCTCCAGGAACGCTTGGCAAAGCTCGCCGGTGGCGTTGCTGTGATCAAGGTCGGTGCTGCTACCGAAGTCGAAATGAAGGAAAAGAAGGACCGCGTTGACGACGCTATGCACGCAACCCGCGCAGCTGTCGAAGAAGGTATCGTTCCGGGTGGTGGCGTCGCTCTCATCCGCGCAGCAAAGGCTGTGGACGCCCTCAACCTCATTAACGACGACCAGAAGACTGGTGCCGCTATCATCAAGCGCGCCATCGAAGAACCTCTCCGTCAGATCGTTGCAAACGCTGGTGGTGAAGGCTCCGTCGTTGTGAACAAGGTTAAGGAAGGCAAGGACGGCTTTGGCTACAACGCTAAGACCGACACCTACGAAGACCTGATCAAGGCTGGTGTTATCGACCCGGCCAAGGTTACCCGCACCGCTCTCAAGAACGCATCCTCCATCGCTTCCATGATTCTCACCACCGACTGCGTGATCACCGAGAAGAAGGAACCGAAGGCTGCAGCAGCACCTGCCATGGATCCTTCCATGGGCATGGGCGGCATGATGTAA